From the genome of Micromonospora lupini:
GCCCGGACGCGTCAGTTCCTGCGCCGGATCATCGAGGCCGGCCGACTGTGAAGCCGGCCGGCTGTCAGACCAGCCGACCCGAGGCCGGGCAGCTCCGGGGCCGAGCAGGCCCGAAGCCGGCCGACACCGAGGCCGAGCAGCGCCGGAGGCGGCGTCAGCCGCCGAAGCCGACCCGCTGCGCGTTGCCGGCGGCCACGGCCCGGACGGCGAGCGCCGCGTCGAGCGCCGCCACTGTCGCCGCCCAGCCCTTGTCCTCCGCCGAGCCGGGCAGACCGGCCCGGTCCCGGGCCTGCTCGATGGTCTCCACGGTGAGCACACCGTGCGCCACCGGCTTGCCCTCGTCCAGCGCCACCCGGGTCAGCCCGTCGGTGACCGACCGGCACACGTAGTCGAAGTGGGCGGTTGAGCCACGCACCACCACGCCGAGCGCGACCACCACGTCGCAGCGGCGCGCGAGGGCCTGGGCGACGACAGGCAGCTCGACGGAGCCGGCGACGCGCGCCACCACGGACCGCGCCCCGCACGCCTCGGCGGCGGCGACCGCGCGCTCCAACATGTGGTCGGTCAGGTCGCCGTGCCAACGCGCGGCCACCACCCCGACGGTCAGCCCCGCGGCGTCGACCGCCTCGACTCCCGGCTCGCCGAAACCCGCCATCGTCATGCTCCGATCTCGTCGTCGGCGACCGGACGCCCCAGCGGCGCCTCGGACACCTCGTCCAACTCGTCCAGCAGGTGACCCATCCGGTCCCGCTTGGTGCGCAGGTAGCGCAGGTTCTCCGGGTGCGCGCCGGCCGGCAGGCTCTCCCGGCCGGTGACGGTGAGCCCGTAGCCCTCCAGCCCGGCCCGCTTGGCCGGGTTGTTGGTCAGCAGCCGCATCGAGCGCACGCCCAGGTCGTAGAGGATCTGGGCGCCGGTGCCGTAGTCGCGGGCGTCGGCCGGCAGCCCCAGGTCGAGGTTGGCGTCCACGGTGTCCCGACCCTGGTCCTGCAACTGGTACGCCTGCAGCTTGTGCAGCAGGCCGATGCCGCGTCCCTCGTGGCCGCGGACGTAGAGCACCACGCCCCGCCCCTCGCGGGCGACCCGGGCCAGCGCGGCGTCCAACTGCGGCCCGCAGTCGCAGCGCAGCGAGCCGAACACGTCCCCGGTCAGGCACTCGGAGTGGACCCGGACCAGCACGTCCTGGCCGTCGCCGAGGTCGCCGAGCACCATCGCGACGTGCTCGGCCGGGTCGTGCTCGGCGCGGTAGCCGAGCGCCCGGAACACCCCGTGCCGCGTCGGCATCCGGGCGTCGGCGACCAGCTCGACCTGCTTCTCGGTACGCCGCCGGTAGGCGATCAGGTCGGCGATGGTGATCAGCGTGAGGCCGTGCTCGGCGGCGAACTTCTCCAGGTCCGGCAGCCGCATCATGGTGCCGTCGTCGTTGATCAGCTCGCAGAGCACGCCGGCCGGACGCAGACCGGCGAGCCGGGTCAGGTCGATCCCCGCCTCGGTGTGCCCGGGCCGGCGCAGCACCCCGCCCTCGCGGGCGCGCAGCGGCACCACGTGCCCGGGCCGGGCCAGGTCGGTCGGGTCGGTCGCCGCCCCGGCGAGCAGCCGGCTGGTGTGCGCGCGGTCGGCCGCCGAGATGCCTGTGCTGATCCCCTCCCGGGCGTCCACGGTCACCGTGTACGCGGTGCCGCGCCGATCCTGGTTGGTGTGGTGCATCGGCGGGAGGTCGAGCCGGTCGGCCTCGCTCTCGGTCAACGCCACGCAGACGTACCCCGAGGTGTGACGCACCATGAACGCCATCAGCTCCGGCGTGGCCCGCTCGGCCGCGAAGATCAGGTCGCCCTCGTTCTCCCGATCGGCGTCGTCGACCACGACGACAGGCCGCCCGGCGGCGATCTCGGCGATCGCCTCCTCGATATCCCCGAAGCTGCTCATGCGACGGCCTCCGTGTAGGTGGGCGGGAGTGCGGCGGCCGGGCGGGTGGCACGCGAGGTGCGCCACCAGGCGGCGAAGCCCCAGACGCAGAAGGCGCCGTAGACCAGGTACATGGCCGCCGACGGGTAGAACCCGCCACGCAGCAGCAGCGGCACGCCGACCGCGTCCACCGCGATCCACACCAGCCAGAACTCGACCCAGCCGCGGGCCATGCCGTAGGTCGCCAGCAGACTGCCGGTGAGGATCCAGGCGTCCGGCAGCGGGCCCCAGGAGCCCAGCGCCTTGAGCACCGGGTACGCGGCGGCGGTGCCGACCACGGCGGCCAACAGCAGGATCAGCCGTTCCCGGCCGGTGGCCCAGCGCGGCAGCACCGCGGCGTGGCCCGCGTCGACGCGGCTGTTGCGTCGCCACCGCCACCAGCCGTAGACGCTCACCGCGAAGAAGAACACCTGCCGGCCGGCCTGTCCGTACAGGTCGTGGGCCTGCGGGGTGGCGAACACCCCGCCGAGGAAGACGGTGAACAGCAGCGCGTTGCCGATCATGCCGACCGGCCACGCCCAGACCAGGCGGCGCAGCCCGAGCAGCGCCGAGACCAGCCCGAACACGTTGCCGACGATCTCCCGGGCCAGCACCGGCGAGCCGGCCACCTGCACCTGGGCGTCGAGCAGCCAGCCGAGGGGGCCCATCAGGCCACCCCGCCCGTGCTCGGCGTCGCCTGCGACGCGTCGTCGGTCAGCCGGGCGCCGAGCAGCCGCTCGACGTACTTGGCCAGTACGTCGACCTCCAGGTTGACCGGGTCGCCGACGCCCTTCGCGCCGAGCGTGGTCAGCTTCAGGGTGGTCGGGATCAGCCCGACGGCGAACTCGTCCGCGCCCACCTCGGCGACGGTCAGCGACACGCCGTCGATGGTGATCGAGCCCTTCTCCACGACGTACCGGGCCAGGGCGGCGGGCAGCCGGAACCGCACCGTCTCCCACTGCTCGGCCGGTTCCCGGGCGACGAGTTCGCCGACGCCGTCGACGTGGCCCTGCACCAGGTGACCGCCGAGGCGGCTGCCCAGCGCGGCGGCCCGCTCCAGGTTGACCGGGTCGCCGGGGCGCAGCGCGCCAAGCGCGGAGCGGCGCAGGGTCTCGCCCATGACGTCGGCGGTGAAGACGCCGTCGGCCGCGTCCACCACGGTCAGGCAGACGCCGTTGACGGCTATGGAATCACCGTGGCGGGCGTCCGAGGTGACCAACGGGCCGCGCACGGCGACAAGCGCCGAATCGCCCGCCGTGGCCGTTACCCGGACGATCTCCCCCAACTCCTCGACAATGCCGGTGAACATGTCAGCCCTCCCTTTTGCGGGGCAAAGCGGTGATCCGGAGATCCGGACCGACCTGCGTAACGTCGACGAACTCCAGATCGATGGCCTCAGCGATGGTCGTCACTCCCGCGTCGACGAGGGCTGTGGGTCCGGCGCCGAGCAGCCGGGGCGCGACGTACCCGACGATCTTGTCGACCAGGCCGGCGGCCAGGAACGCGCCGGCCAGCCGGGGGCCGCCCTCCAGCAGCACCGCACGGACCCCGCGCTGGTGCAGCGCCGCGAGCAGCGCCGGTAGGTCGACCCGACCGTCCGGGCCCGCGCCCACCTCCGCCGTGGTCGCGATCCACGTCCGCGCGGCGCCGTCGCGGACCCGGGCGTCGACGGGGGTACGCCCCGAGCTGTCCACCACCACCCGCAGCGGCTGCCGGATGGCCAGGCTGCCGTCGCGCAGGTTGCGGGCGGTCAACCGGGGGTCGTCGGCGAGCACGGTGCCCACCCCGGCGACGACCGCGTCGACGGTGCCGCGCAGCGCGTGCACGTCGATCCGGGCCGCCTCCGAGGTGATCCACATGCTGGTGCCGTCCGCCGCGGCGGACCGGCCGTCGACTGTGGCGGCGTACTTCCAGATGACGTACGGCCAGCCCCGGCGCATCGAGGTCAACCACGCGACGTTGCCGGCCTCGGCCTCGTCGCCGCGTACCCCCAGATCCACCTGGACCCCGGCGGAGCGCAACGTGGCGGCGCCGCCGGAGGCGACCGGGTTCGGGTCGGGCACGGCGATGACGACGCGGGCCACCCCGGCCTGGACGAGCGCGGTGCTGCAGGGGCCGGTGCGGCCGGTGTGGTCGCAGGGTTCCAGAGTGACGACTGCGGTGCCGCCCTCGGCGCGCGGGCCGGCCTGGGCCAGCGCCACGATCTCGGCGTGCGGCCCGCCGGCGTACGCGTGGAAACCCTCCCCCACGACCTCGCCGTCGGCGTCCAGCAGCACGCACCCGACCACCGGGTTGGGGCTTGTGGTGCCCAGCCCGCGCGCTGCCAGCTCGATCGCACGCCGCATCGCCTCTTCGACGGAGACGCTGGCCATCGCCCTTTCCTGCCCTCTCACTCGCCGGTCCGCGCGCGGCGGTCAGGGAGGCGGCATGGGCCGCGGGCAGGCGGCGGCGGATTCCGGGTACGGCACAGCCGACCCGGATGGGCGGCACGGCACGCTGACGCCAGCGGCCGGCTCAAGACCCGTCCGTCCCGCGCGCTGTCTCCCATCCGGACTGTCTGGGGGCGGACGAACCGCCTCCAACCGTCGGCCCCGGATTTTCACCAGGTCCACCGGCCGGCCGAAGCCGTCCGGGTCGCGGGCTGACCACGGTTGGACCGTGGATCACCGCCGGTTCGGAATTTCACCGAGTCCCGCCAGCGCGTGGTGGGTACCTCGCAGTCTTACACGCTTCGCGGGCTCCGACACCTCCGAGGCGAGCTACTTCACAGCGGGGTCACGCGTCAGGTGACGCCGCGCCGCCGGTCCACCGCCACGTACGAGCCCGGTTGACTCTTGGCGACCGTTTTCATCTCGGAGGCGACGGCGATGGCCTCGAGAGGGTCGGTGAACCGCTTGCCGGCGTCGGAGAGGGAGACGCCGATGGACAGCGTGACCAGGGCCGCTCGGCGGATGGTGCCGCGCCGGTCCTTCAACTCGACGAACCCGCGCTCGCGGTCGGTCGGGTCGTAGAGCGTGTCGGCGGCCTTCTCGAAGTCGACAACCGCCCGGGAGGTCAGCTGGCGGACCTGGTCCGGCGCGCAGACGATGACGAAGTCGTCGCCGCCGACGTGACCGAGGAAGGCCGGCGGCAGACCCACCGCCACCACCGCCCGGTGCAGGCTGCGGGCCAGCGCGGAGATGAAGTCGTCGCCCCGGACGAAGCCGTACCGGTCGTTGACGCTCTTGAACCGGTCGATGTCGATGTAGCCGACCGCGTAGTCCACCCCGTGCCGGACCCGGTCGCTGATCTCCCGACGGATCCGGCTGTTGCCGGGCAACCCGGTCAGCGGGGAGACCTCCCGGAACTCCTTGTTGCGCCGCAGCGTCGAGGACACCCGGGCCACCAGCTCGGCGGTGTCGAACGGCTTGACCAGGTAGTCGTCCGC
Proteins encoded in this window:
- a CDS encoding response regulator, yielding MEPEGDRKDIILVVDDDEDIARFVEFNLRLHGFEVIHASDGQEALEVIERQRPDLAVVDLMMPRVDGLELTRRLRADPMTSALPVIMLTAKGMTVDKVHGLSAGADDYLVKPFDTAELVARVSSTLRRNKEFREVSPLTGLPGNSRIRREISDRVRHGVDYAVGYIDIDRFKSVNDRYGFVRGDDFISALARSLHRAVVAVGLPPAFLGHVGGDDFVIVCAPDQVRQLTSRAVVDFEKAADTLYDPTDRERGFVELKDRRGTIRRAALVTLSIGVSLSDAGKRFTDPLEAIAVASEMKTVAKSQPGSYVAVDRRRGVT
- the ribD gene encoding bifunctional diaminohydroxyphosphoribosylaminopyrimidine deaminase/5-amino-6-(5-phosphoribosylamino)uracil reductase RibD, translating into MASVSVEEAMRRAIELAARGLGTTSPNPVVGCVLLDADGEVVGEGFHAYAGGPHAEIVALAQAGPRAEGGTAVVTLEPCDHTGRTGPCSTALVQAGVARVVIAVPDPNPVASGGAATLRSAGVQVDLGVRGDEAEAGNVAWLTSMRRGWPYVIWKYAATVDGRSAAADGTSMWITSEAARIDVHALRGTVDAVVAGVGTVLADDPRLTARNLRDGSLAIRQPLRVVVDSSGRTPVDARVRDGAARTWIATTAEVGAGPDGRVDLPALLAALHQRGVRAVLLEGGPRLAGAFLAAGLVDKIVGYVAPRLLGAGPTALVDAGVTTIAEAIDLEFVDVTQVGPDLRITALPRKREG
- the ribH gene encoding 6,7-dimethyl-8-ribityllumazine synthase, encoding MAGFGEPGVEAVDAAGLTVGVVAARWHGDLTDHMLERAVAAAEACGARSVVARVAGSVELPVVAQALARRCDVVVALGVVVRGSTAHFDYVCRSVTDGLTRVALDEGKPVAHGVLTVETIEQARDRAGLPGSAEDKGWAATVAALDAALAVRAVAAGNAQRVGFGG
- the pnuC gene encoding nicotinamide riboside transporter PnuC; protein product: MGPLGWLLDAQVQVAGSPVLAREIVGNVFGLVSALLGLRRLVWAWPVGMIGNALLFTVFLGGVFATPQAHDLYGQAGRQVFFFAVSVYGWWRWRRNSRVDAGHAAVLPRWATGRERLILLLAAVVGTAAAYPVLKALGSWGPLPDAWILTGSLLATYGMARGWVEFWLVWIAVDAVGVPLLLRGGFYPSAAMYLVYGAFCVWGFAAWWRTSRATRPAAALPPTYTEAVA
- a CDS encoding riboflavin synthase — its product is MFTGIVEELGEIVRVTATAGDSALVAVRGPLVTSDARHGDSIAVNGVCLTVVDAADGVFTADVMGETLRRSALGALRPGDPVNLERAAALGSRLGGHLVQGHVDGVGELVAREPAEQWETVRFRLPAALARYVVEKGSITIDGVSLTVAEVGADEFAVGLIPTTLKLTTLGAKGVGDPVNLEVDVLAKYVERLLGARLTDDASQATPSTGGVA
- a CDS encoding bifunctional 3,4-dihydroxy-2-butanone-4-phosphate synthase/GTP cyclohydrolase II, giving the protein MSSFGDIEEAIAEIAAGRPVVVVDDADRENEGDLIFAAERATPELMAFMVRHTSGYVCVALTESEADRLDLPPMHHTNQDRRGTAYTVTVDAREGISTGISAADRAHTSRLLAGAATDPTDLARPGHVVPLRAREGGVLRRPGHTEAGIDLTRLAGLRPAGVLCELINDDGTMMRLPDLEKFAAEHGLTLITIADLIAYRRRTEKQVELVADARMPTRHGVFRALGYRAEHDPAEHVAMVLGDLGDGQDVLVRVHSECLTGDVFGSLRCDCGPQLDAALARVAREGRGVVLYVRGHEGRGIGLLHKLQAYQLQDQGRDTVDANLDLGLPADARDYGTGAQILYDLGVRSMRLLTNNPAKRAGLEGYGLTVTGRESLPAGAHPENLRYLRTKRDRMGHLLDELDEVSEAPLGRPVADDEIGA